The following proteins are encoded in a genomic region of Gimesia algae:
- a CDS encoding DUF1549 and DUF1553 domain-containing protein produces the protein MLFALMNFQLLTAIADSEVPTTAVPLSAQIDRLIQEAQQREGVIAAPRSTDAEFMRRVSLDLTGKIPAVADLRRFLADPSPLKREQLVDRLLASPGFVVHFTNVWRDLLLPELTKNLQARGQIPEFEAWLRSQFQTNTPYDELARQIINSPLGANPQNQPGEFVQELTPRAYFIVKQLKPENLAAGTSRAFLGVRIECAQCHDHPFDSWKQQQFWEYAAFFSNIDQPQPNQIATALNLRESGGRPQIKIPDTNRLVAATFLDGIQPDWETGDPTPRMLLAEWITAKDNPYFAKATANRVWSLFFGRGMIDPVDDFSSTNRASHPQLLELLANSLREHEHDLKFLIREIVNSQTYQLTSHQTDPSQSRSEWYGKMPTRGLTAEQIFANLVQATGFFRQTTEVDSFLFSLGNNSPEAEIGDLFQTDAENQLDPRATILQALALMNGTFMTNATSLEQSDVFTAIVEFPELTVSAKIEAFYLCTLSRFPTESETKRLTEYISSAKSEDEITHAYSNLFWALLNSSEFLLNH, from the coding sequence ATGCTGTTCGCTCTCATGAATTTCCAATTGCTTACTGCAATTGCTGATTCAGAAGTCCCGACAACTGCCGTTCCATTGTCAGCTCAAATCGATCGATTGATTCAAGAGGCACAACAACGCGAAGGGGTCATTGCTGCACCACGATCCACCGACGCAGAGTTTATGCGTCGCGTTTCTCTGGATTTGACGGGAAAAATACCGGCGGTCGCCGATCTGCGCCGTTTTCTAGCAGATCCGTCTCCGCTGAAACGGGAACAACTGGTAGATCGTCTGCTTGCCAGTCCTGGTTTTGTAGTGCACTTCACCAATGTCTGGCGTGATCTCCTACTGCCTGAATTGACCAAGAATCTTCAAGCCAGAGGGCAGATTCCAGAATTTGAAGCCTGGCTTAGATCACAATTTCAAACGAACACCCCCTACGATGAATTGGCCCGCCAAATCATCAATTCACCTCTGGGCGCCAATCCACAAAATCAGCCTGGTGAATTTGTGCAGGAACTGACGCCGCGTGCTTATTTTATAGTGAAACAGTTGAAACCTGAGAACCTGGCAGCGGGAACGTCGCGGGCCTTTCTGGGTGTGCGAATTGAATGTGCTCAATGTCATGATCACCCCTTTGACAGTTGGAAACAGCAGCAGTTCTGGGAGTACGCGGCATTTTTTTCGAACATTGATCAGCCTCAACCAAATCAGATTGCGACCGCTCTGAATCTCCGAGAATCAGGCGGTCGTCCTCAGATTAAAATTCCCGATACGAATCGGCTGGTGGCTGCCACGTTTCTGGATGGAATTCAACCCGACTGGGAAACGGGAGATCCTACCCCCCGGATGCTGCTGGCTGAATGGATCACAGCCAAAGATAATCCCTATTTTGCCAAAGCGACCGCAAATCGTGTCTGGAGTCTCTTTTTCGGACGAGGGATGATTGATCCGGTTGATGATTTTTCTTCCACCAATCGTGCCTCACATCCACAACTGCTGGAGTTACTCGCGAATTCCTTGCGTGAGCATGAACACGACCTGAAATTTCTGATCCGGGAGATTGTGAACAGCCAAACTTATCAGCTCACCAGCCATCAGACCGACCCCAGTCAATCCCGGTCTGAATGGTATGGAAAAATGCCGACACGGGGTCTGACGGCGGAACAGATCTTTGCCAATCTGGTGCAGGCAACCGGTTTCTTCCGACAAACAACCGAGGTCGATTCTTTTCTGTTTTCTCTGGGGAATAACAGTCCCGAGGCTGAAATTGGAGACTTGTTTCAGACGGATGCTGAGAATCAGCTGGACCCGCGGGCAACAATCCTGCAGGCATTGGCTCTGATGAATGGCACGTTTATGACCAACGCCACCAGCCTTGAACAGTCGGATGTTTTTACTGCTATCGTTGAATTTCCCGAACTGACAGTCTCAGCCAAAATTGAAGCATTTTACCTGTGCACATTATCCCGTTTCCCAACTGAGTCAGAAACAAAACGATTGACAGAATATATTTCGTCCGCCAAATCGGAAGATGAAATAACACATGCTTATTCTAATCTGTTCTGGGCGTTGTTAAACAGCAGCGAGTTTTTATTGAATCATTAG
- a CDS encoding CREC-EF hand family protein yields the protein MGTLLTSHIQAGEVPPVAANQQSAQRIILLAPSAPVILEINLLVDQADFRSISNDYIDRMFASLDRDEDGVLDLKELQSIPAFGIQRYDKGTLQARLKRLDTDPVDQRLSLKEFSTYLHSGQGSAFRIAGVPSRSSQVIELFRKLDQDQNGTLSDAELKASPQTLFLFDRDEDEVLNLAELRPFDSGQSNTASQSPIRQTKVETPFLRLDHDRSVNKAIDEILKKYIEHTNPAKDAIAVGCFQQDRQNTEYLQEADRNTDGFLNREELFDYLQNPSADVQLQIAIPRKQTFRPQLKFLNKTTNRVNEVQVVSSSKIEFHIDGLLLELRVKSTRHLLADNVRFYQTRFRVVDGDKNGYLTEPEFMQLNLPGIEYQKVDKNKDEMLFVEELTDFLIKDTAEVQNQVVMNVTNDGKSLFEILDTDLDRRLSPRELRNSMQRVKEYDGNRDQALDHSELKGHFKITFELGKPELFVFAPRTAAMSMQQNMSIPRTADGPRWFQRMDRNRDGDLSPREFLFDQALFKEYDTDQDQLISPAEAAAIGASE from the coding sequence TTGGGAACGCTTTTAACATCTCATATTCAGGCGGGAGAGGTACCGCCTGTTGCTGCTAATCAACAGTCCGCCCAGCGAATCATTCTGTTGGCGCCCTCTGCGCCCGTCATTCTGGAAATCAACCTGCTGGTTGATCAGGCTGATTTCCGTTCCATCAGTAACGATTACATCGACAGGATGTTCGCCTCGCTCGATCGGGATGAAGATGGGGTTCTTGATCTGAAAGAATTGCAATCTATACCAGCATTCGGAATCCAACGCTACGATAAAGGGACTCTGCAGGCACGTCTCAAACGGCTTGATACTGACCCGGTCGATCAGCGTCTCAGCCTGAAGGAGTTTTCCACCTATCTGCACAGTGGTCAGGGTTCTGCTTTTCGGATTGCCGGGGTACCGTCACGAAGCTCTCAGGTGATTGAACTGTTTCGTAAACTGGATCAGGATCAGAATGGCACGCTCAGCGATGCGGAACTGAAAGCCAGTCCTCAGACGCTGTTTCTGTTTGATCGGGATGAAGATGAAGTTTTGAATCTGGCAGAATTACGTCCGTTCGATTCAGGTCAATCGAATACAGCGTCTCAGAGCCCAATTCGCCAGACGAAAGTGGAAACCCCCTTTCTTCGGTTGGATCACGATCGCTCGGTCAATAAAGCCATTGATGAGATTCTGAAGAAGTATATTGAGCATACCAATCCCGCAAAAGATGCGATCGCAGTCGGCTGCTTTCAGCAGGATCGGCAGAACACAGAGTATTTACAAGAGGCAGATCGGAACACGGATGGTTTCTTAAACCGAGAAGAACTGTTTGATTATCTGCAAAACCCCAGCGCGGATGTTCAACTGCAAATTGCAATACCGCGTAAGCAAACTTTTCGGCCCCAGTTAAAATTTCTCAACAAAACCACAAACCGGGTCAATGAAGTTCAAGTCGTTTCGAGTTCGAAAATTGAATTTCATATTGATGGTCTGTTACTGGAATTGAGAGTCAAAAGTACCCGGCATCTGTTGGCTGATAATGTGAGATTTTATCAAACGCGATTTCGTGTAGTCGATGGTGATAAAAACGGGTATTTGACTGAGCCGGAATTTATGCAACTGAATTTGCCTGGCATTGAATATCAGAAAGTTGATAAAAATAAGGACGAGATGCTGTTTGTGGAAGAATTAACCGATTTTTTAATTAAAGATACTGCCGAAGTCCAGAATCAGGTTGTCATGAACGTCACCAATGATGGAAAATCACTATTTGAAATACTGGATACGGATCTGGATCGACGGTTAAGCCCGCGTGAATTGCGGAACAGTATGCAACGTGTTAAAGAATATGATGGCAATCGTGATCAGGCACTGGATCACAGCGAGTTGAAAGGGCATTTTAAAATCACGTTCGAACTGGGAAAACCGGAATTATTTGTTTTTGCCCCGCGAACGGCTGCCATGTCGATGCAACAGAATATGTCGATCCCCAGAACGGCTGACGGTCCACGCTGGTTTCAACGAATGGATCGCAACCGCGATGGTGATCTCTCCCCACGGGAATTCCTGTTTGATCAGGCTTTGTTTAAAGAATACGACACTGACCAGGATCAACTGATCAGCCCTGCAGAAGCAGCAGCGATCGGGGCATCAGAATAA
- a CDS encoding extracellular solute-binding protein, producing the protein MNETRGRRTWSGWLMLAFVEFAVIGMIGMVYYYQKQDEALVVYCAHDAVFSEKILKQFEQQTGIKVEPRFDTEATKSLGLTNLIIREKDHPRCDVFWNNQTLGTAALKEHDLLASYQGPGYRRIPAEFKDREGYWTGFAARLRVYIANTDSYVLSYENVETTLAGPLNQVAIAKPLYGTTLSHFSILCDAWGLAHLQKWYHSVLERGIQVTSGNSSVKNLVASGACILGYTDTDDYFVAVDAGQPVTALPILVEEKALLIPNSVAIINGTKRRKQAETLVDFLLSAEVELELSQSQSRQIPLGKVNWDLVPEEVQKFRPYIKQAYPLSDLVKQRKLTLDWLKSEYLK; encoded by the coding sequence ATGAATGAAACCAGAGGACGCAGGACCTGGTCCGGATGGTTGATGCTGGCGTTTGTAGAATTCGCTGTTATCGGCATGATTGGAATGGTCTATTATTACCAGAAGCAGGATGAGGCTCTTGTTGTCTACTGCGCCCATGATGCTGTTTTCTCAGAAAAGATTCTCAAACAGTTCGAACAGCAGACAGGCATCAAAGTTGAACCCCGCTTTGATACGGAAGCCACCAAATCGCTGGGTCTGACGAATTTGATCATTCGGGAAAAAGACCACCCCCGCTGTGACGTATTCTGGAATAACCAGACACTGGGCACGGCAGCTTTAAAAGAGCATGATCTGCTGGCTTCGTATCAGGGACCAGGATACCGGAGAATTCCTGCTGAGTTTAAAGATCGGGAGGGGTACTGGACCGGATTTGCGGCCCGCCTGCGCGTTTATATTGCCAATACAGATTCGTATGTACTTTCCTATGAAAATGTTGAAACGACTTTAGCAGGGCCATTGAACCAGGTAGCGATCGCGAAACCCCTTTATGGAACAACTCTGTCGCATTTTTCCATTCTCTGCGATGCCTGGGGATTAGCTCATCTGCAGAAGTGGTACCATTCTGTACTGGAGCGGGGCATCCAGGTCACATCCGGTAATTCCAGTGTGAAAAACCTGGTCGCCTCTGGTGCCTGTATTCTGGGATATACTGACACGGATGATTACTTCGTCGCAGTCGATGCCGGGCAACCCGTAACGGCGCTACCGATATTAGTCGAAGAAAAAGCCCTGCTGATTCCCAACAGTGTAGCCATTATCAACGGCACGAAGCGACGTAAGCAGGCGGAGACGCTGGTTGATTTCCTGCTTTCAGCGGAGGTCGAACTGGAATTATCACAATCGCAATCACGTCAGATACCATTAGGTAAAGTCAACTGGGATCTGGTCCCTGAAGAAGTTCAGAAGTTTCGTCCTTACATTAAACAGGCATATCCGTTATCCGATCTGGTCAAACAGAGAAAATTGACTTTGGACTGGCTCAAGTCGGAGTATTTGAAATGA